A single candidate division TA06 bacterium B3_TA06 DNA region contains:
- a CDS encoding KTSC domain-containing protein, giving the protein MKRIPVQSSNLVSVGYNRSTQVLEVEFHGGRIYQYFGVPLALYDGLMNAPSKGQYLDQNIKKEGYTYIRVK; this is encoded by the coding sequence ATGAAGAGAATCCCAGTTCAATCGAGTAATCTTGTATCCGTAGGGTACAACCGATCTACTCAAGTCTTAGAGGTGGAGTTTCATGGGGGTAGAATCTATCAATACTTTGGTGTTCCACTTGCCTTATATGATGGTCTTATGAATGCTCCTTCAAAAGGTCAGTATTTGGATCAAAACATAAAAAAGGAAGGATACACTTACATTCGGGTAAAATGA